The following coding sequences are from one Humulus lupulus chromosome X, drHumLupu1.1, whole genome shotgun sequence window:
- the LOC133803145 gene encoding rac-like GTP-binding protein 5 isoform X1, with the protein MANQNCRTTTTTLSKGTTSSSSKNSKFIKCVTVGDGAVGKTCLLISYTSNTFPTDYVPTVFDNFSANITVDGKTVNLGLWDTAGQEDYNRLRPLSYRGADVFLLAFSLISRPSYENISKKWIPELRHYAPSVPIILVGTKLDLREDEQFLRDYPGAHTISTQQGEDLKKQIGATAYLECSSKTQENVKGVFDAAIKLAMHPPKSKKHKSNRKGCSVF; encoded by the exons ATGGCTAATCAGAATTGTAGAACTACAACGACAACATTAAGCAAAGGAactacatcatcatcatcaaaaaATTCTAAGTTCATCAAATGTGTGACAGTTGGTGATGGTGCCGTTGGCAAGACTTGTCTTCTTATCTCATACACCAGCAACACTTTCCCAACT GATTATGTTCCAACTGTTTTTGACAATTTCAGCGCCAATATCACAGTTGATGGAAAGACAGTGAATCTGGGTTTGTGGGATACTGCTG GTCAAGAGGACTATAACAGACTGAGGCCCCTTAGCTACAGAGGAGCTGATGTTTTTCTTCTTGCTTTTTCCCTTATAAGTAGGCCAAGTTATGAGAACATATCAAAGAAA TGGATCCCAGAGCTGAGACATTATGCACCATCAGTGCCCATTATTCTAGTGGGGACCAAACTAG ATCTGAGGGAGGACGAACAATTCCTAAGGGATTATCCTGGAGCACATACCATTTCTACACAGCAG GGTGAAGATCTAAAGAAGCAAATTGGAGCTACGGCCTACTTAGAGTGCAGCTCAAAGACACAAGAG AATGTGAAGGGGGTATTTGATGCTGCAATCAAATTGGCTATGCACCCTCCAAAGTCCAAGAAGCATAAATCAAATCGGAAGGGCTGTAGTGTTTtttga
- the LOC133803145 gene encoding rac-like GTP-binding protein RAC2 isoform X2 codes for MANQNCRTTTTTLSKGTTSSSSKNSKFIKCVTVGDGAVGKTCLLISYTSNTFPTDYVPTVFDNFSANITVDGKTVNLGLWDTAGQEDYNRLRPLSYRGADVFLLAFSLISRPSYENISKKWIPELRHYAPSVPIILVGTKLDLREDEQFLRDYPGAHTISTQQGEDLKKQIGATAYLECSSKTQEVPKDS; via the exons ATGGCTAATCAGAATTGTAGAACTACAACGACAACATTAAGCAAAGGAactacatcatcatcatcaaaaaATTCTAAGTTCATCAAATGTGTGACAGTTGGTGATGGTGCCGTTGGCAAGACTTGTCTTCTTATCTCATACACCAGCAACACTTTCCCAACT GATTATGTTCCAACTGTTTTTGACAATTTCAGCGCCAATATCACAGTTGATGGAAAGACAGTGAATCTGGGTTTGTGGGATACTGCTG GTCAAGAGGACTATAACAGACTGAGGCCCCTTAGCTACAGAGGAGCTGATGTTTTTCTTCTTGCTTTTTCCCTTATAAGTAGGCCAAGTTATGAGAACATATCAAAGAAA TGGATCCCAGAGCTGAGACATTATGCACCATCAGTGCCCATTATTCTAGTGGGGACCAAACTAG ATCTGAGGGAGGACGAACAATTCCTAAGGGATTATCCTGGAGCACATACCATTTCTACACAGCAG GGTGAAGATCTAAAGAAGCAAATTGGAGCTACGGCCTACTTAGAGTGCAGCTCAAAGACACAAGAG GTACCCAAAGATTCATAG